A single window of Microplitis demolitor isolate Queensland-Clemson2020A chromosome 7, iyMicDemo2.1a, whole genome shotgun sequence DNA harbors:
- the LOC103575494 gene encoding transcription factor hamlet-like: MSGYLSSSLSPLACDPKYSPAAMREKDSSPRKMPGHISPKQASIYPLSVRVSDAEELPYDLSHANSRISPASHQHQHQHQPHMSPAARPPAQHEDMDCEPLDLRVDHKKEHLRDENQNDIEVLNQNGLGLPYHTVLFPQHHAVHPLVLEAMYRSHPPLPELPKIQVRALPTMVPLPSNRFSTPSTPSSSTRTSTPPSNSQPTSTPASNPYSVNVANTGLKPKDRYSCKFCGKVFPRSANLTRHLRTHTGEQPYKCKYCERSFSISSNLQRHVRNIHNKEKPFKCPLCERCFGQQTNLDRHLKKHDADGPTILDEVRSRYHGQLPRADESYFEEIRSFMGKITSQRQGMPYFTGLLAPTAEELRNDKQQALEDKRGDSSYFSDRDNLSSRSSSSASRAESVHEERDTPPLSPGNT; the protein is encoded by the coding sequence ATGAGCGGATACCTCAGCAGCAGCCTGTCCCCGTTAGCTTGCGACCCAAAGTACTCACCAGCTGCCATGCGGGAGAAAGATTCCAGTCCAAGAAAAATGCCAGGACACATCAGCCCTAAGCAAGCGAGTATCTATCCACTGAGTGTCCGAGTATCTGACGCCGAGGAATTGCCCTACGACCTGAGCCACGCAAACAGCAGAATAAGTCCCGCTTCGCATCAGCACCAGCATCAACACCAACCGCACATGAGTCCTGCGGCGCGACCACCCGCCCAGCACGAAGACATGGACTGCGAGCCGCTGGACCTGCGTGTTGACCACAAGAAAGAGCATCTGCGAGACGAGAACCAGAATGACATCGAAGTGCTCAATCAGAATGGCCTGGGGCTGCCTTATCACACGGTTCTGTTTCCTCAGCACCACGCAGTCCATCCGCTGGTGCTGGAGGCCATGTATCGATCCCATCCCCCACTTCCCGAATTACCGAAGATTCAAGTCCGGGCCTTGCCTACAATGGTCCCACTGCCTTCCAATCGATTTTCCACGCCCTCAACTCCTTCATCATCTACCCGTACCTCCACCCCACCGAGCAATAGTCAGCCGACATCAACACCCGCGTCCAATCCTTACTCGGTAAATGTCGCGAACACGGGACTCAAACCCAAAGATCGTTATTCCTGTAAATTCTGTGGCAAAGTCTTCCCCAGGAGCGCGAATCTGACGAGGCATCTGAGGACCCACACCGGCGAGCAGCCTTACAAGTGTAAATACTGCGAAAGATCATTCAGCATCTCCAGCAATCTCCAACGACACGTTAGGAATATTCACAATAAGGAAAAACCTTTCAAGTGTCCGCTCTGCGAAAGATGCTTCGGACAGCAAACCAATTTGGACAGACATCTCAAGAAACACGACGCCGATGGACCCACGATACTCGACGAAGTCCGTTCGCGTTACCACGGTCAGCTTCCGAGAGCAGACGAGTCATACTTTGAAGAAATAAGAAGTTTTATGGGAAAAATAACCTCGCAGAGACAAGGGATGCCTTATTTCACGGGACTGCTGGCGCCGACTGCGGAGGAACTCAGAAACGACAAACAGCAAGCGCTGGAAGACAAACGCGGTGACTCATCGTACTTCAGCGACCGGGATAACCTGAGTTCCAGGTCGAGCAGCAGCGCCAGCAGAGCTGAAAGTGTTCACGAAGAACGCGATACGCCTCCTCTGTCGCCTGGCAATACTTga
- the LOC103575428 gene encoding polypeptide N-acetylgalactosaminyltransferase 1, translating into MWPVVRKICRTWPIVLSTILVIFMVLVWSHNKQKNNEYADDYVSLRLTDDQRDYIDRKGIHVVVGHYIGDSVDPMKTPNVTKEIVNKNMFNPRAHDGRNGEPVLISSKDFPVMQQLFQINRFNLMASDRIPLNRTLPDVRKKKCIIRYANLYNLPETSVIIVFHNEAWSTLMRTVYSVINRSPRSLLKEIILVDDNSDRDFLKESLDEYVKTLTVPTRVLRSGTRVGLINARLIGAREAKGQVLTFLDAHCECTVGWLEPLLEAISKDKTKIVAPVIDIINDDTFAYTRSFELHWGAFNWDLHFRWLTLSGPLMKQRRENIVEPFKTPAMAGGLFSMDREYFFQLGSYDEQMKIWGGENLELSFRVWQCGGSVEIAPCSHVGHLFRKSSPYTFPGGVGEILYGNLARVALVWMDDWAEFYFKFNPEAARLRDKQQIRERLALRDKLKCRGFEWYLDNVWPDHFFPKNDRFFGKIVHSKTGHCLMKPVSKGMYAQPAGYAIYEPCLSPPNLSQMFVITKDGIVMTDESVCLDAPERDTKHEKPKVKIMACNGLTRQKWNYDEQKKALVHMGSEMCLHADPESEEGPVIAACNGNIEQHWELQSVPWK; encoded by the exons ATGTGGCCGGTGGTTAGAAAAATTTGCCGGACGTGGCCTATAGTTTTATCAACTATTCTAGTGATTTTTATGGTACTTGTGTGGTCTCACAacaaacagaaaaataatgaatacgCTGATGATTATGTATCATTAAG attgaCGGACGACCAACGAGATTATATAGACAGAAAAGGAATCCACGTGGTAGTCGGTCATTACATCGGAGACTCGGTGGACCCGATGAAGACTCCGAATGTGACAAAAGAAatagttaacaaaaatatgTTCAACCCGCGAGCCCACGACGGCAGGAACGGAGAGCCGGTGCTGATATCTTCGAAAGATTTTCCCGTGATGCAGCAGCTCTTTCAGATCAATAGGTTCAACTTGATGGCCAGCGATCGGATTCCGCTGAACAGAACGCTGCCGGATGTCAGGAAGAAGAAGTGTATTATTAGATATGCTAATTTGTATAATTTGCCCGAGACCTCGGTGATTATTGTCTTTCATAACGAGGCTTGGAGTACGCTGATGAGAACTGTCTACAGTGTTATCAACAGATCACCCAGGAGTTTGTTGAAGGAAATAATTCTTGTTGATGACAACAGCGATCGGG ATTTTTTGAAAGAGTCTTTGGATGAGTATGTTAAAACTTTGACAGTTCCAACTCGTGTTTTAAGATCTGGCACACGAGTTGGTTTAATAAACGCACGATTGATTGGTGCCAGAGAAGCTAAAGGTCAAGTTTTAACTTTTCTTGACGCCCACTGCGAATGTACGGTCG GATGGTTGGAGCCATTGTTGGAAGCTATCTCTAAAGATAAGACGAAGATAGTTGCGCCggttattgatattattaatgaCGATACATTTGCATATACGAG ATCGTTTGAATTACATTGGGGCGCTTTTAATTGGGATCTACATTTCCGTTGGCTGACACTGAGTGGCCCTTTGATGAAACAGCGACGGGAAAATATCGTCGAGCCGTTCAAAACTCCCGCGATGGCTGGAGGACTTTTCTCGATGGACCGCGAGTACTTTTTCCAGCTCGGAAGCTATGATGAACAGATGAAAATCTGGGGAGGAGAAAATCTCGAGCTGTCGTTCCGAGTTTGGCAGTGCGGGGGAAGTGTCGAGATCGCACCTTGCTCCCACGTCGGGCATCTCTTCAGAAAGTCATCTCCCTACACCTTTCCCGGTGGAGTCGGAGAGATTCTTTATGGAAATTTAGCGCGAGTAGCTCTGGTCTGGATGGACGACTGGGCGGAATTTTACTTCAAGTTCAACCCCGAAGCCGCGAGACTGCGAGACAAGCAGCAAATCCGCGAGCGACTCGCGCTCAGAGATAAATTGAAGTGCCGGGGTTTCGAGTGGTATCTAGACAATGTCTGGCCAGATcacttttttccaaaaaacgatagattttttggtaaaattgtTCATTCAAAGACGGGCCACTGTCTAATGAAACCGGTTTCCAAAGGCATGTACGCACAACCTGCTGGCTACGCAATTTATGAACCCTGTCTCAGCCCTCCTAATCTCAGTCAAATGTTTGTCATCACCAAAGATGGGATTGTCATGACTGACGAAAGTGTTTGTCTAGATGCTCCAGAACGTGACACCAAACACGAGAAGCcgaaagttaaaattatggCTTGCAATGGACTCACCAGACAGAAATGGAATTATGATgaacaa aaaaaggCATTAGTACACATGGGTTCCGAAATGTGTTTGCACGCCGATCCAGAGAGTGAAGAAGGCCCGGTCATCGCAGCCTGTAACGGAAATATTGAACAGCACTGGGAATTACAATCAGTGCCTTGGAAATGA
- the LOC103575429 gene encoding structural maintenance of chromosomes protein 4 yields the protein MSKRNREDLGDDSENDDDDQDSDEERGIRIDDDIYIPPPPHRFSQNSGNEPRIIITKIKNINFKSYAGEVILGPFDTNFSSIVGPNGSGKSNVIDAMLFVFGYRATKIRSKSVGVLVHNSPEHPHIENCMVSIYFSKIIDRPDGYEIVPNTEFVISRRGFVDNSSYYELDGRKVQFKVIERVLRNEGIDLDHSRFLILQGEVEQIALMKPKAANENDTGMLEFLDSIIGTDRFKIPLEKLADKLEDLSERFTERERRMRLVEEERNSLRTPMQEAVNYLERENVIIKLKNKFYQCKSYEIKIAMRESEESNREIEAEYDQLKGDMGEVKGKLNELTQEFKEKSKKWLNVEQKKESADARYQELSKRDETLHVQLVEQNKRRKDNKVAIEKEQAKLEELERVPEKNAKDIEECEELIKKQEVIREREDREYKEMMEKIHKKTEPLIKEREGFESQLIGFTADLNKARAAFGLAETELEIYLSTEKKERETLDKITEELRTVSEKIQQLKQQLQAFEKKIPATEKSLKQAQDELEAVKAREVEFNGKLRELRALHNEQSSAMSSNKSRTKLMGALMEEKNSGRIPGILGRLGDLGAIDAKYDVAISTACGPLDNIIVDTVATAETCIQFLRDNNIGRATFIPLEKQQRWVPHCNQKINTPENVSRLFDLIRVTDDRVRPAFYYALRDTLVADDLDQATRIAYGQKRYRVVTLKGELIELTGTMSGGGSRPLSGRMGQRVRTSEVTAADLERVTKKLDDVYNECNRLRAQQAPLEDQIRTLSAGLQEMISNRDTFGNQVKALEGREPLLKKQLKLQEKKVQESIVDPKRVDELTQVRDDRRDEFDNLQERSQKIQDKIDKINDKINDIGSDKIKAKQKSINEIVKGIDKAKSEITRLKVATKAAENNAVKTRRKIETLEAEIKECIKNITDGQQERVDLEQEAKQLKEEQTACEEALAERDQVLGELTNEIKQLQAKETKMKSAKIDLDQKLATSRKQLAEFTAKVKDCESKLHGLKLNKIPEQEQEDLVELTDDELASLDAKTVAANLAAAKERLPAEMPNMQVIQDFFKIDQNFLKRSKEVEEIAELKNSMREHYNRIKRTRLEEFGAGFDELNTKLKEMYQMITLGGAAELEYADSLDPYNDGIVFSVRPPKKSWKNISNLSGGEKTLSSLALVFALHHYKPSPLYFMDEIDAALDFKNVSIIANYIKDRTKNAQFIVISLRSEMFELSNTLVGIYKTFNSTKTVTVTRKQLYLAHPDIEKMERERNERHQGSQNRNLAASQPVNHVNAHVNMPLTCPARLPTNEDNQKRRASEPGAPPEQGPGAEATGEILAGQVNGNSSDISENLELDYELGLKVRPEEVDDSLGLEESLTSNNSSRGSSPPSKKYCLDKSA from the coding sequence atgtccaagAGAAATCGAGAAGATCTGGGTGATGACTCCGAGAACGACGATGATGATCAAGATTCTGATGAAGAAAGAGGAATTCGCATAGACGATGACATTTACATTCCGCCACCTCCTCATCGTTTCAGCCAGAACAGTGGCAATGAGCCGCGGATTATCATCACCAAAATCAAGAACATTAACTTCAAGAGTTACGCAGGTGAAGTAATACTAGGTCCGTttgatacaaatttttcatcaatcgTAGGGCCAAATGGCAGCGGAAAGAGCAACGTCATTGATGCGATGCTTTTTGTCTTTGGGTACCGAGCGACTAAGATCCGGTCCAAGAGCGTCGGTGTTCTGGTCCATAACTCGCCTGAACATCCACATATTGAGAACTGCATggtatctatttatttttccaagaTCATAGACCGGCCCGATGGCTACGAGATTGTACCCAACACCGAATTCGTTATTTCAAGAAGAGGTTTTGTAGATAATTCGTCATATTACGAGTTGGATGGACGTAAAGTGCAATTTAAAGTGATTGAACGTGTACTGCGGAACGAGGGAATAGATTTGGACCACAGCAGGTTCTTAATTCTGCAAGGAGAAGTTGAGCAGATAGCATTGATGAAGCCAAAGGCTGCTAACGAGAACGACACGGGGATGCTGGAGTTTCTGGATAGCATTATCGGGAcagatagatttaaaattcctCTGGAGAAGCTGGCAGACAAGCTAGAAGATTTATCGGAACGATTCACTGAGCGTGAGCGGCGCATGCGATTAGTTGAAGAGGAAAGAAATTCTCTGCGTACTCCAATGCAGGAAGCTGTTAATTATCTGGAGCGGGAAAACGTTATTATCaagttaaagaataaattttatcaatgtaagagctatgaaattaaaattgcgATGCGAGAGAGCGAAGAAAGCAACCGCGAGATTGAAGCTGAGTACGATCAATTGAAGGGAGACATGGGGGAAGTTAAAGGAAAATTGAATGAGTTGACTCAGGAGTTTAAGGAAAAGAGTAAAAAGTGGCTGAATGTGGAGCAGAAAAAAGAATCTGCAGATGCGCGGTATCAGGAGCTGAGCAAACGCGACGAGACTTTGCATGTGCAACTGGTGGAGCAGAATAAGCGGAGGAAGGACAACAAAGTCGCAATCGAGAAAGAACAAGCCAAGTTGGAAGAACTGGAACGCGTGCCTGAGAAGAATGCGAAAGACATTGAAGAGTGCGAGGAATTGATTAAGAAACAAGAGGTCATTCGTGAACGCGAGGATCGCGAGTACAAGGAGATGATGGAGAAGATCCACAAGAAGACCGAGCCGCTGATTAAAGAGCGCGAGGGATTCGAGAGCCAGTTGATTGGTTTCACTGCTGATCTCAACAAAGCGCGCGCCGCTTTTGGTCTTGCAGAGACTGAGTTGGAGATTTATTTGTCGACGGAGAAAAAGGAGCGTGAAACACTCGATAAGATAACGGAGGAATTGCGTACAGTCTCGGAGAAAATCCAGCAGCTAAAACAACAGCTCCAagcttttgaaaagaagatCCCGGCGACGGAGAAATCTCTCAAGCAAGCGCAAGATGAACTGGAGGCTGTGAAAGCCCGAGAGGTTGAGTTTAACGGCAAGTTAAGAGAGCTAAGGGCACTGCACAACGAACAGAGCTCGGCTATGAGCAGCAACAAGTCGCGTACTAAACTGATGGGAGCGTTGATGGAGGAAAAGAATTCTGGGAGAATACCTGGGATACTTGGCCGACTTGGTGACCTGGGTGCCATTGACGCAAAGTATGATGTCGCGATATCCACAGCATGCGGTCCACTCGATAACATCATCGTGGACACGGTCGCTACcgcagaaacttgcattcagTTTTTGCGCGACAATAATATTGGACGGGCGACTTTCATTCCATTGGAGAAGCAGCAGCGCTGGGTGCCACACTGCAATCAGAAGATAAATACACCTGAAAATGTGTCCCGGCTATTTGATTTGATCCGCGTTACTGATGATCGAGTGCGTCCGGCATTTTACTACGCATTGAGAGACACTCTGGTGGCAGACGATCTGGACCAGGCAACTAGAATCGCTTATGGACAGAAACGGTACCGCGTGGTGACATTAAAAGGCGAATTAATAGAACTCACTGGTACTATGAGTGGTGGAGGCAGTCGCCCGTTGTCTGGGCGCATGGGCCAACGCGTGCGCACTTCCGAGGTCACGGCCGCGGATCTTGAACGAGTTACCAAGAAACTGGATGATGTCTATAATGAGTGCAATAGACTGAGAGCACAACAGGCTCCGCTGGAGGATCAGATCAGAACGCTGTCTGCCGGTCTTCAGGAAATGATCAGCAATAGAGACACATTTGGCAATCAAGTAAAGGCGCTGGAGGGAAGAGAGCCGCTGCTGAAGAAACAGCTCAAGTTGCAGGAGAAGAAAGTCCAGGAGTCAATCGTTGATCCTAAACGAGTTGATGAGCTAACTCAGGTACGCGATGATCGCCGCGACGAGTTTGATAATTTACAAGAACGCTCGCAGAAAATTCAggataaaatagataaaataaacgataaaataaatgatattggTAGCGATAAGATAAAGGCCAAACAGAAGAGTATAAATGAGATTGTGAAGGGAATCGACAAGGCAAAGAGTGAAATCACTCGGCTGAAAGTTGCTACCAAGGCGGCTGAAAACAACGCCGTGAAAACGCGTCGCAAAATTGAAACTCTTGAAGCCGAGATAAAAGaatgcattaaaaatataactgatGGGCAGCAGGAGAGAGTTGACTTGGAGCAAGAGGCCAAGCAATTGAAGGAAGAGCAGACTGCTTGCGAGGAAGCCCTCGCTGAACGTGATCAAGTCCTAGGCGAGCTTACCAACGAGATAAAGCAGCTACAAGCTAAAGAGACTAAGATGAAGTCTGCTAAAATAGATCTTGATCAAAAGCTCGCTACCAGCAGAAAACAGTTGGCTGAGTTTACGGCAAAGGTTAAGGATTGCGAGTCAAAGTTACATGGGCTCAAGTTGAACAAGATTCCGGAGCAGGAGCAAGAGGATTTGGTCGAGCTGACTGATGATGAGCTCGCCAGCTTAGATGCCAAGACAGTAGCTGCCAATTTAGCTGCTGCCAAAGAGCGATTGCCTGCCGAGATGCCCAACATGCAGGTGATCCAGGATTTCTTCAAAATAGACCAAAACTTTCTCAAACGTTCAAAAGAAGTCGAAGAGATTGCAGAGCTGAAAAATTCAATGCGCGAGCATTACAACAGAATAAAGCGGACGAGGCTCGAAGAATTCGGAGCTGGTTTCGATGAACTGAATACCAAACTCAAGGAAATGTATCAGATGATAACTCTTGGAGGTGCTGCTGAGCTGGAGTACGCGGATTCACTGGATCCCTACAACGACGGTATTGTTTTTAGCGTACGTCCGCCGAAGAAGTCTTGGAAGAACATCAGCAACTTGAGTGGAGGCGAAAAGACTCTCAGCTCCTTGGCGTTGGTGTTTGCGCTGCATCATTACAAGCCTAGTCCTCTCTACTTCATGGACGAGATTGATGCGGCGCTGGATTTTAAGAACGTCTCTATAATTGCGAACTACATAAAAGACAGAACGAAAAATGCTCAATTTATTGTCATCAGTTTAAGGTCGGAGATGTTTGAGCTCTCAAACACACTCGTGGGCATCTACAAGACCTTCAATTCCACCAAAACAGTGACAGTTACCAGGAAACAGTTATATTTAGCTCACCCAGACATCGAGAAAATGGAACGAGAACGCAACGAACGGCATCAGGGAAGTCAGAACAGAAATCTAGCAGCTTCTCAGCCGGTTAATCATGTCAATGCTCATGTTAACATGCCGCTCACTTGTCCTGCGAGGTTGCCCACCAATGAGGATAATCAGAAGCGCCGAGCCAGTGAACCAGGTGCTCCGCCCGAACAAGGCCCAGGTGCTGAAGCCACCGGTGAAATTCTTGCGGGTCAGGTCAATGGAAATTCAAGTGACATCTCCGAGAATTTAGAACTAGATTACGAGTTGGGACTTAAAGTAAGACCTGAAGAGGTCGATGACAGCTTGGGGTTGGAGGAAAGTCTAACTTCTAACAATTCGTCTCGAGGGTCGTCGCCACcatctaaaaaatattgtttagaTAAAAGTGCATGA
- the LOC103575430 gene encoding probable 26S proteasome non-ATPase regulatory subunit 3, with product MGVKVQEAMEIEVAAEIAGEEAGDKKDVNVQTIQDLREHTRQIEKAVQNKEPRFILRALRALPNTRRKLNPVVLRGVIGGFYTRSAAEREALLAWVEEPMDTEGTQAAIQRFKSSASPLLPEIDAYIHLLVLVRLIDTKKNQEAVQCSEALVQKIIAQNRRTIDLIAAKCYFYHSRAYELVNQLDKIRGFLHLRLRTATLRNDFEGQAVLINCLLRNYLHYNLYDQADKLVLKSTFPETASNNEWARFLYYLGRIKAARLEYSAAHKYLVQAMRKAPQSTAIGFRQTVQKLAVTVELLLGDIPERQIFRTAPLRRALAPYFQLTQAVRLGNLHRFGEVLENFGPQFRLDHTFTLILRLRHNVIKTAIRSIGSSYSRISPGDIARKLGLDSGVDAEFIVAKAIRDGVIEATLDPENGYMRSKETTDIYCTREPLLAFHQRITFCLDLHNQSVKAMRYPPKSYGKDLESAEERREREQQDLELAKEMAEEDDDGFP from the coding sequence ATGGGTGTAAAAGTCCAGGAAGCGATGGAGATTGAGGTGGCAGCAGAGATTGCTGGCGAGGAAGCTGGCGACAAGAAGGACGTGAATGTCCAGACGATCCAAGATCTGCGTGAGCACACACGTCAAATAGAGAAGGCAGTGCAGAACAAAGAGCCGCGATTCATTCTCCGGGCACTTCGCGCTCTGCCCAATACCCGAAGGAAACTGAACCCCGTGGTCCTGCGTGGCGTCATCGGAGGTTTCTATACCCGGTCAGCAGCCGAACGAGAGGCTTTGCTCGCCTGGGTCGAGGAGCCCATGGACACTGAAGGAACTCAGGCTGCAATCCAGCGGTTCAAGAGCTCGGCATCTCCACTACTTCCAGAGATTGACGCGTACATTCATCTCCTGGTTCTCGTACGTCTTATTGATACCAAAAAGAACCAGGAAGCCGTCCAGTGCTCTGAGGCCCTCGTGCAGAAAATAATTGCACAGAATCGCAGGACAATTGACCTCATAGCCGCCAAGTGTTACTTCTATCACTCCCGTGCCTACGAACTAGTCAACCAGCTGGACAAAATTCGCGGGTTCCTTCATCTGCGTCTAAGGACAGCGACTCTGCGCAATGACTTTGAAGGACAAGCGGTTTTGATAAATTGTCTGCTACGTAATTACTTGCATTACAATTTATACGATCAAGCAGACAAGCTGGTGCTCAAGTCGACGTTCCCAGAGACTGCCAGCAACAACGAGTGGGCAAGATTTCTCTACTACTTGGGGCGCATAAAAGCAGCTAGACTCGAATACTCGGCAGCTCACAAGTATCTGGTGCAAGCGATGCGCAAAGCGCCCCAGTCAACTGCCATCGGATTCCGTCAGACCGTCCAGAAGCTTGCGGTGACCGTCGAGTTACTACTTGGAGATATTCCTGAGAGACAGATCTTCAGAACTGCGCCGTTGAGACGCGCACTGGCTCCTTATTTCCAGCTCACTCAGGCAGTTCGTCTAGGAAACCTCCATCGATTCGGCGAAGTCCTGGAGAACTTCGGACCCCAGTTCCGTCTCGATCATACATTCACTTTGATCCTCCGTCTGCGTCACAACGTCATCAAGACCGCGATCCGCTCGATTGGGTCTTCTTACTCCCGAATTTCTCCTGGAGACATCGCGCGCAAACTGGGACTCGACTCTGGAGTAGACGCGGAGTTTATCGTCGCTAAGGCGATACGCGATGGCGTTATTGAGGCCACACTGGACCCAGAAAATGGGTACATGAGGAGCAAAGAGACCACCGACATCTACTGCACCAGAGAGCCACTGCTGGCTTTCCATCAGCGCATCACGTTCTGCCTCGATCTGCACAACCAGAGTGTTAAGGCCATGAGATATCCGCCCAAGTCTTATGGAAAAGATCTCGAGTCTGCTGAAGAACGCAGGGAAAGAGAGCAACAGGACTTGGAGCTTGCCAAGGAGATGGCTGAAGAAGACGATGATGGTTTtccttaa
- the LOC103575431 gene encoding alpha-methylacyl-CoA racemase has protein sequence MPLKKIKVIELAGLAPAPFCGMILTDFGASVIRVDKPGTSQLDVLANGKKSIALNLKEKKSQGIFKKLCDQSDVIIDPFRKGVMEKLNLGPDDLMKTNKKLIYARLTGFGQEGPYAKMAGHDINFLALSGLLSFFGRSDDKPLPPVNFAADFAGGGLICALGIILALYERTESKLGQVIDASMVEGSAYVGSWLFRSKNIPGLWGRPRGKNILDTGTHFYDTYETSDGKYLAVGALEPHFYAILLQKLGLSDEDLPQFDKFQENRKKLTKIFKSKTQKEWTEIFDGTDACVTPVLSVQEVHKHPHNQQRQSFVRENKTIVPKPSPRLSRTPGQSSAGLPHPIAGEHSREILREYGFNDNDINEFIQSGIVQQVHRSKL, from the exons atgccgttaaaaaaaataaaagtcataGAACTTGCAGGACTTGCTCCTGCTCCTTTTTGTGGAATGATCCTTACTGACTTTGGTGCTTCTGTCATTCGTGTAgacaaa cctGGGACATCTCAATTGGACGTTCTGGCAAACGGCAAAAAGTCAATAGctctaaatttaaaagaaaaaaaatctcaaggaatatttaaaaaactctgTGACCAAAGTGATGTCATAATTGATCCATTTAGAAAAG gcgtgatggaaaaattaaatctagGCCCTGATGATTTGATgaagacaaataaaaaattaatatacgcAAGACTGACGGGTTTTGGGCAAGAAGGTCCTTATGCTAAAATGGCTGGTCATGACATCAATTTTCTAGCTCTgtcag GGTTGCTGTCATTCTTTGGTAGATCTGATGACAAACCATTACCGCCAGTAAATTTCGCTGCTGATTTTGCTGGTGGTGGATTGATTTGTGCTCTGGGAATTATTTTAGCTCTCTATGAAAGAACGGAAAGTAAACTGGGACAAGTAATTGATGCATCGATGGTCGAAGGATCAGCTTACGTTGGCAGTTGGTTGTTCAGATCAAAGAATATTCCTGGGCTATGGGGAAGACCTCGTGGAAAAAATAT tCTAGATACTGGGACACATTTTTACGACACCTACGAGACTTCGGACGGTAAATATCTGGCAGTGGGAGCTCTAGAGCCTCATTTCTACGCAATCCTGCTGCAGAAGTTGGGTCTCAGTGACGAAGACCTTCCACAGTTTGATAAATTCCAAgaaaataggaaaaaattaacgaaaatattcaaatccaAGACGCAGAAGGAGTGGACTGAAATATTTGACGGCACTGACGCGTGCGTTACTCCAGTTCTTTCGGTCCAAGAGGTCCATAAACATCCGCACAACCAGCAGAGACAGAGTTTCGTTAGAGAAAACAAGACGATTGTTCCTAAACCTTCGCCGAGGTTATCTCGCACTCCCGGACAATCTTCTGCTGGTCTTCCACATCCTATCGCTGGTGAACACTCACGAGAAATTTTACGCGAGTACGGATTCAATGACAATGACATTAATGAGTTTATTCAGTCGGGAATTGTTCAGCAGGTTCACAGATCTAagctttaa